Proteins found in one Thermogemmata fonticola genomic segment:
- the glgB gene encoding 1,4-alpha-glucan branching protein GlgB, which translates to MAHSHRGLTPLTDKAVPPGRYVPFGTEAHPPSTVASGTEWFGPQDLYLFNEGSHLRLYEKMGAHPAVQGGVPGYHFAVWAPNADYVSVIGDFNGWDRGRNPLRPVGSSGIWAGFVPGVVAGQCYKYHVAAPGGFAADKADPFAFTCEVPPKTASVTWDLHYQWHDESWMKNRRARNAHDAPISIYEVHLGSWMRQADPPYHSLNYRELGEKLARYCRDLGFTHVEFLPVTEHPFFASWGYQVTGYFAPTSRYGTPQDFMYLVDVLHQHEIGVILDWVPSHFATDDWALGRFDGTALYEHVDPRQGYHPDWGSYIFNYGRHEVRSFLLSSALFWLDKYHVDGLRVDAVASMLYLDYSRREGEWVPNQYGGKENIEAIHFLRRFNEEVYRHYPDVQTYAEESTAWPMVSRPTYVGGLGFGFKWDMGWMHDTLRYVSRDPIHRKYHQNDLTFRMLYAYHENFVLPLSHDEVVHGKGPLWDKCFGDEWQKFAGLRLLFAYQWAMTGKKLLFMGGEIAQRREWRVDESIDWHLLQYAPHRGVQDLVRDLNRLYRTEPALHEWDNHPNGFEWIDCADAAASVISFLRRGKSCEDIIVAVFNWTPVPRWGYRIGVPGPGFWTELLNTDAACYGGSNVGNRGGVYAEFVPMHGRPYSVALNLPPLGAVFLKGRP; encoded by the coding sequence ATGGCGCATTCCCATCGAGGGCTAACACCGTTGACTGACAAAGCAGTGCCGCCTGGTCGATATGTTCCCTTTGGTACGGAAGCACATCCCCCCAGCACCGTGGCGAGTGGGACGGAGTGGTTTGGACCGCAGGATTTATATCTGTTCAACGAGGGGAGCCATCTGCGTTTGTACGAGAAGATGGGAGCGCATCCAGCAGTGCAGGGAGGGGTGCCGGGGTATCATTTTGCGGTCTGGGCGCCGAATGCGGATTACGTCTCTGTGATTGGGGATTTCAACGGCTGGGATCGAGGCCGTAATCCCTTGCGTCCGGTCGGTTCCAGCGGTATTTGGGCGGGATTTGTCCCCGGTGTAGTGGCGGGGCAGTGTTATAAGTACCACGTGGCTGCACCGGGGGGCTTTGCGGCAGACAAAGCCGACCCGTTTGCCTTTACCTGTGAGGTGCCTCCGAAAACCGCCTCCGTCACCTGGGATTTGCACTATCAATGGCACGACGAGTCCTGGATGAAGAACCGCCGTGCTCGCAATGCCCACGATGCGCCCATCAGCATCTACGAGGTGCATCTGGGGTCCTGGATGCGGCAAGCGGATCCGCCGTATCATTCCCTGAACTATCGGGAGTTGGGGGAAAAACTGGCCCGTTACTGCCGCGATTTAGGCTTTACCCATGTCGAATTCCTGCCGGTGACGGAACATCCGTTTTTCGCTTCCTGGGGCTACCAGGTGACGGGTTACTTTGCTCCGACCAGCCGCTACGGTACGCCGCAGGACTTCATGTATCTGGTCGATGTGCTCCATCAGCATGAGATCGGCGTGATCCTGGATTGGGTTCCTTCACACTTTGCCACGGATGACTGGGCCTTGGGCCGCTTTGATGGGACGGCCTTGTACGAACATGTGGATCCGCGGCAGGGCTACCACCCCGACTGGGGAAGCTACATTTTCAACTACGGGCGGCACGAGGTGCGTAGTTTCCTGCTTTCCAGCGCCCTGTTCTGGCTGGACAAGTACCATGTCGATGGTCTGCGGGTGGATGCGGTTGCTTCCATGCTGTACCTGGACTATTCCCGCCGCGAGGGGGAGTGGGTGCCCAACCAGTACGGCGGCAAAGAGAACATCGAGGCGATCCATTTTCTCCGCCGATTCAATGAGGAGGTTTACCGCCATTATCCGGACGTTCAGACCTATGCGGAAGAGTCCACGGCCTGGCCGATGGTGTCTCGTCCGACTTACGTGGGAGGGTTAGGTTTTGGCTTCAAGTGGGATATGGGCTGGATGCATGACACCTTGCGCTATGTCAGCCGCGATCCGATCCACCGCAAATATCACCAGAATGATCTGACCTTCCGCATGCTATATGCCTATCACGAGAACTTTGTCCTGCCGTTGTCCCATGATGAAGTGGTTCACGGGAAAGGGCCGCTGTGGGATAAGTGCTTCGGGGATGAGTGGCAGAAGTTCGCGGGTTTACGGCTGCTGTTTGCCTACCAGTGGGCCATGACGGGGAAAAAGCTGCTGTTCATGGGAGGGGAGATTGCCCAGCGGCGTGAATGGCGGGTGGATGAGAGCATCGACTGGCATTTGTTGCAGTACGCCCCGCATCGAGGGGTGCAGGACCTGGTGCGGGACTTGAACCGTTTGTACCGCACGGAGCCAGCACTCCACGAATGGGATAATCACCCCAACGGCTTCGAATGGATCGACTGTGCGGATGCCGCTGCGAGTGTGATCAGCTTCTTACGCCGGGGGAAGAGTTGCGAGGATATTATCGTTGCGGTCTTCAACTGGACTCCCGTGCCTCGCTGGGGTTATCGCATTGGTGTTCCCGGTCCCGGATTTTGGACGGAACTGCTCAATACGGATGCGGCTTGTTACGGCGGGAGCAATGTCGGTAATCGGGGCGGCGTGTACGCCGAGTTTGTCCCCATGCATGGCCGGCCTTATTCCGTAGCCTTGAACCTGCCGCCTCTAGGAGCGGTCTTTCTCAAAGGCCGGCCGTGA